One region of Atribacterota bacterium genomic DNA includes:
- a CDS encoding transcriptional regulator, with protein MKLIRIGEKVISEDKLQKEIARILKLRTEGLTQGEAARKLGIERTFVSRLESLGEIRKGEKIALVGFPIKNKGEVLSLSKKYGIDYTLILTQQERQNFVKSRNKNELFNDILGIITNLLDFDVIIFLGSDKRVDFAEKLFHIQVIGIEIGKSPITEDQYINPAIIENVLKEVKILTLNEEMKK; from the coding sequence ATGAAATTAATTAGAATTGGGGAAAAGGTAATTTCAGAAGATAAACTACAGAAAGAGATTGCCAGAATCCTAAAATTAAGAACAGAAGGATTAACCCAGGGAGAGGCTGCCAGAAAGTTAGGCATTGAAAGAACATTTGTTTCACGACTTGAGAGTCTAGGAGAAATAAGAAAAGGAGAAAAGATTGCCCTGGTTGGCTTTCCAATTAAAAATAAGGGAGAGGTGCTTTCCCTTTCTAAAAAATATGGCATTGATTATACTTTGATATTAACACAACAGGAACGCCAAAATTTTGTTAAAAGCAGAAATAAAAACGAACTCTTTAATGATATCCTTGGTATTATCACCAATTTGCTTGATTTTGATGTAATTATTTTTCTGGGTTCCGATAAAAGAGTTGATTTTGCAGAAAAGTTATTCCATATTCAGGTAATTGGTATTGAGATTGGCAAATCACCAATTACTGAAGACCAATATATAAATCCGGCCATAATTGAAAATGTTCTAAAAGAAGTGAAAATACTTACATTAAATGAGGAGATGAAAAAATGA
- a CDS encoding quinate 5-dehydrogenase, which translates to MKKVLGVSLGSSSRDHKARVEILGEEVEIERRGTDGDTLKMMQIYQEYDGKVDVFALGGTDLYLYSGPSGKRYIIKESARIVSVIKKTPIVDGTGIKYELEKDVIRYINKNTDIHFQGKKALLLITVDRFGLAEGLIEAGCKMVFGDLISCLNIPIPLYNLETLSKIAKVAIPILINLPIKYLYPTGQKQESSNPKYGRFFNDADIIAGDYLAISQYMPSRMEGKIVITNTVTLQNVNDLRERGVEYLITTTPQFQGRSFGTNVYQAVLVAVSGKRPEELTGLDYLDLARKSGFKPRIEKLN; encoded by the coding sequence ATGAAGAAGGTACTGGGTGTTAGTTTGGGTTCTTCATCTAGAGATCACAAGGCGAGAGTCGAAATTTTAGGAGAAGAGGTAGAAATTGAAAGAAGAGGTACTGATGGTGATACCCTTAAAATGATGCAAATATATCAAGAATATGATGGCAAAGTAGATGTATTTGCCTTGGGAGGAACAGACTTATATCTTTATTCTGGTCCTTCTGGTAAAAGATACATTATAAAAGAATCAGCCAGGATTGTTAGTGTAATTAAAAAAACACCAATTGTAGATGGAACTGGAATTAAATACGAGCTGGAAAAAGATGTTATTAGATATATTAATAAAAATACTGATATTCACTTTCAAGGTAAGAAGGCATTGTTATTAATCACTGTAGATCGATTTGGTCTGGCAGAAGGGCTGATTGAAGCTGGCTGCAAGATGGTCTTTGGAGATCTTATCTCCTGTCTGAACATACCCATTCCTCTTTATAATCTGGAGACACTAAGTAAAATAGCTAAGGTTGCCATTCCCATTTTGATAAATTTACCTATTAAATACTTATACCCTACTGGCCAGAAGCAGGAAAGCAGTAATCCCAAATATGGTCGTTTTTTTAATGATGCTGATATTATTGCCGGCGATTATCTCGCTATAAGTCAGTATATGCCATCCAGAATGGAAGGGAAAATAGTCATTACCAATACTGTAACCTTACAGAATGTTAATGATTTGAGAGAAAGAGGGGTAGAATATCTTATTACCACCACTCCCCAATTTCAGGGAAGGTCTTTCGGTACTAATGTCTATCAAGCTGTCTTAGTAGCGGTTTCAGGGAAAAGACCGGAGGAGCTTACTGGTTTGGATTATCTTGATTTAGCTAGAAAATCAGGTTTTAAGCCCAGGATTGAAAAATTAAACTAA